In Ctenopharyngodon idella isolate HZGC_01 chromosome 1, HZGC01, whole genome shotgun sequence, a single genomic region encodes these proteins:
- the elmod2 gene encoding ELMO domain-containing protein 2 isoform X2, with amino-acid sequence MQGKCPSCRMLGYIWKYFYSSCLRFWLKWLLRLVTGRCELQRICARCKAGALRTSQIEYSLKSSKSKVLRAAMSLKENDLEDHLAQIIQEKRIKEQKDPTFKVNLRQCLLQINGYNKLFEAVEELRKEVFDPENEKHETMLLKLWDLLMPSVKLESRITKQWGNIGFQGDDPKTDFRGMGMLGLTNLLFFSEKYTNAARQVLSHANHPRLGYSYAIVGINLTEMAYSLMKNDALKLHFYNTVPGKPQMQHFHQFYCYLAYEFDKFWVEEEPESIMEFNRYREKFHDKVKGQLQAPEVTLLMTVDQEK; translated from the exons ATGCAGGGAAAGTGTCCATCTTGT AGGATGTTGGGGTATATCTGGAAGTATTTCTACTCCTCATGTTTGCGCTTCTGGTTGAAATGGTTGCTCCGGCTGGTCACAGGAAGATGCGAGTTACAGCGCATTTGTGCCCGATGCAAAGCTGGAGCTCTGAGGACATCACAGATAG AGTATTCTCTGAAGTCCTCTAAAAGCAAG GTATTGCGAGCTGCTATGTCTTTGAAGGAGAATGATTTGGAGGATCATCTGGCTCAAATAATCCAGGAGAAGAGAATCAAGGAGCAGAAAGATCCTAC GTTTAAGGTGAATCTTCGCCAGTGCTTGTTACAGATCAACGGATATAACAAGCTGTTTGAGGCAGTTGAGGAACTAAGAAAAGAGGTGTTCGACCCTGAAAACGAGAAACATGAGACCATGCTTCTGAAG TTGTGGGACTTGTTGATGCCGTCAGTGAAGTTGGAATCGAGGATCACTAAGCAGTGGGGAAACATTGGCTTTCAGGGCGATGACCCGAAGACTGACTTCAGAGGGATGGGGATGCTGGGACTCACAAACCTTCT TTTTTTCAGTGAGAAATACACCAATGCTGCCCGGCAGGTCCTGTCACATGCGAATCACCCCAGACTAGG ATACTCGTATGCCATAGTGGGCATCAATCTGACCGAGATGGCGTACAGCTTGATGAAGAATgatgctctgaagcttcatttCTATAACACAGTACCGGGAAAACCCCAAATGCAGCACTTCCATCAGTTCTACT GTTACCTGGCGTATGAGTTCGATAAGTTCTGGGTGGAAGAGGAGCCGGAGAGCATTATGGAGTTTAATCGCTACAGGGAGAAGTTTCACGACAAGGTCAAAGGGCAACTTCAGGCGCCGGAGGTCACGCTTCTCATGACTGTGGACCAAGAAAAGTGA
- the zgc:66455 gene encoding uncharacterized protein zgc:66455 isoform X1, with protein MPRWHLLSKYSLLILIYSTRLINSAEINRNEGQASAGGGRERYAFFALRSCHQVLRADRGEFFSPDYLCSNPPVWCNWTIQVHPGKRLELYLEDLTSPDACELKSDQIHLDEFPSAAGGQRVLEKCWRTASYVSLSNTVHVVLLIDGNPPAPYRGFYGRYKAFGPQDIPVLVYEDIPVDVIEAALGDDEDETDAVTDAPPGLNTQTTSSVLTRSVKIGSNSVTNELPFGKRESWEKSAGDSTVDSAPHVLASGYNSEVASDDDAYYDDNFFAASQEGAGRWAAETQQNQPGSGPALIRSRYQAAYTNLTDTLSANTHMPHIRTEAVKPTARSPSAMRRDVDVQARFSDETEPGRAKMASDVGEMRWMRQRDDGKEVSMKATVTESSITLDIQPKLHRRSKGAVKTRYQQTTGNVTNNSHLPGELLLEVGVEVRLEPEHHEESSSLRSALETMIREACGHLTPKSLDFKRLKKLSSGVLFIVWLRFEKASVGDLQSGLQGLQGTTIRSQTSKTQGVIASVSTEDINECETQMVVCDAHAECVNQFGSYSCRCLHGYREGASICVGSAEPDCSGTSSPTILRGVYAICGLLAFLFLLLLLVMLYLYRRHYRGAFLLRCQKTSISSVVDAVANDDDNNNTGNDNGSGVNPSRFPPPPPPMRMPKDGHRSLDLPLLRFSSLVPPDGFRSKIHAEKEQF; from the exons ATGCCACGGTGGCATTTATTGAGTAAATATAGTCTTCTGATATTAATCTATTCGACACGTTTGATAAACAGTGCTGAG ATCAACAGAAATGAAGGCCAAGCATCCGCAG GTGGAGGTCGAGAGCGATATGCCTTCTTTGCCTTGCGGAGCTGCCATCAAGTTCTCCGAGCTGACAGAGGTGAGTTCTTCTCCCCGGACTACCTGTGCTCAAACCCCCCCGTGTGGTGCAACTGGACCATCCAGGTGCATCCTGGGAAGCGTTTGGAGCTGTATCTGGAGGACTTGACGTCCCCGGATGCCTGTGAGCTGAAGAGCGATCAGATCCACCTGGATGAATTTCCATCGGCTGCGGGTGGACAGAGGGTCCTGGAAAAGTGCTGGAGAACGGCCAGTTATGTCTCTCTGTCCAACACAGTTCATGTGGTGCTGCTCATCGACGGGAACCCGCCTGCACCGTACAGGGGCTTCTATGGACGTTATAAAGCTTTCGGACCACAGGATATTCCTGTTCTCGTGTATGAGG ACATTCCTGTAGACGTGATCGAAGCAGCATTaggtgatgatgaagatgaaacGGATGCAGTTACAGATGCTCCACCAGGTCTGAACACCCAAACCACTTCTTCTGTTCTGACCCGCTCTGTGAAGATTGGATCCAACTCAGTGACCAATGAACTCCCTTTTGGGAAAAGGGAATCCTGGGAAAAGAGTGCCGGGGATTCAACTGTGGATTCAGCTCCTCATGTTCTCGCGTCTGGTTACAACAGTGAAGTTGCATCCGATGATGATGCATACTACGATGATAATTTCTTTGCAGCGTCACAAGAAGGAGCTGGTCGGTGGGCAGCTGAgacccagcaaaaccaaccaGGAAGTGGACCGGCTCTAATCCGCTCCAGATACCAGGCGGCCTACACAAACCTCACAGACACCCTCAGCGCAAACACTCACATGCCACACATCAGGACCGAAGCTGTTAAACCCACCGCTCGCTCTCCATCTGCCATGCGCAGGGATGTGGACGTGCAAGCACGCTTTTCTGATGAAACTGAGCCGGGCAGAGCCAAAATGGCATCTGATGTTGGGGAAATGAGGTGGATGAGACAGCGGGATGATGGGAAAGAGGTTTCTATGAAGGCGACAGTGACTGAGAGCAGCATCACACTGGACATACAGCCCAAATTACACCGCAGATCTAAAGGTgcag TGAAAACTCGCTACCAGCAAACCACAGGAAATGTCACCAACAACAGCCATTTACCTGGAG AGCTCTTGTTGGAGGTGGGTGTAGAGGTCCGTCTGGAGCCTGAACATCATGAAGAATCCTCTTCCCTCAGATCTGCTCTAGAGACCATG ATACGAGAAGCATGTGGACATCTCACCCCGAAGAGCCTAGACTTCAAAAGACTGAAAAA GTTGAGTTCTGGTGTTTTGTTCATCGTGTGGCTGCGGTTTGAGAAGGCTTCTGTCGGGGATCTTCAGTCCGGTCTGCAGGGGTTACAGGGCACAACCATCAGATCACAAACCAGCAAAACTCAGGGCGTCATTGCATCAGTCTCTACTGAAG ACATCAATGAGTGTGAGACACAAATGGTGGTGTGTGATGCTCATGCTGAGTGTGTGAATCAGTTTGGATCGTACTCCTGTCGCTGTCTCCATGGTTACCGTGAGGGAGCGAGCATTTGTGTGGGGTCTGCTGAACCTG ACTGTAGCGGGACATCATCTCCCACAATCCTCCGGGGTGTTTACGCCATCTGCGGCCTGCTCGCGTTCCTCTTCTTGCTGTTGCTGTTGGTGATGCTTTATCTGTACCGCAGACACTACAGGGGGGCGTTCCTGCTTCGCTGCCAGAAAACCAGCATTAGCAGCGTTGTGGATGCTGTTGCCAATGACGATGACAATAATAACACAGGAAATGATAATGGCAGTGGTGTGAACCCATCCAGATTCCCGCCTCCACCCCCACCCATGAGGATGCCCAAAGACGGCCACCGCTCTCTGGACCTTCCATTATTACGCTTCAGCTCTCTAGTGCCTCCTGATGGATTTAGAAGTAAAATACATGCAGAGAAAGAGCAGTTTTGA
- the ucp1 gene encoding mitochondrial brown fat uncoupling protein 1: MVGLKPSDVPPPLAVKVLSAGSAACIADLVTFPLDTAKVRLQIQGEKAATGAAKGIRYRGVFGTISTMVRTEGPRSLYNGLVAGLQRQMAFASIRIGLYDSVKSFYTRGKDNPNVGVRILAGCTTGAMAVSVAQPTDVVKVRFQAQMNLQGVGRRYNGTMQAYRQIFQLEGLRGLWKGTLPNITRNALVNCTELVSYDLIKEAILKHKLMSDNLPCHFVSAFGAGFITTVIASPVDVVKTRYMNSPPGQYRSSLNCAFTMMTKEGPTAFYKGFVPSFLRLGSWNVVMFVSFEQLKRAMMMSRNRIEATT, encoded by the exons ATGGTGGGTCTGAAGCCGTCCGATGTTCCTCCTCCTCTGGCTGTGAAGGTCCTCAGTGCAGGATCCGCCGCCTGCATCGCTGATTTAGTCACCTTCCCTCTGGACACGGCTAAAGTGCGCCTGCAG ATCCAGGGAGAGAAGGCGGCGACGGGCGCTGCTAAGGGCATCCGTTACAGAGGGGTGTTCGGGACCATCAGCACCATGGTGAGAACGGAGGGGCCGCGCTCGCTCTACAACGGCTTGGTCGCTGGGCTTCAGAGACAGATGGCCTTCGCATCCATACGAATCGGCCTCTACGACAGCGTCAAGAGCTTCTACACGCGCGGCAAAGACA ACCCTAACGTGGGCGTGAGGATCTTGGCGGGCTGCACCACAGGAGCGATGGCCGTGTCCGTGGCTCAGCCTACAGATGTGGTGAAGGTGCGTTTCCAGGCGCAGATGAACCTGCAGGGTGTGGGCAGACGCTACAACGGCACCATGCAGGCCTACAGACAGATCTTCCAGCTCGAGGGGCTCAGAGGCCTGTGGAAAG GAACTCTACCCAACATCACGAGGAACGCCCTGGTCAACTGCACAGAGCTGGTGTCTTACGATCTCATCAAAGAAGCCATTCTCAAACATAAGCTCATGTCAG ACAATCTTCCATGTCATTTTGTGTCTGCGTTCGGAGCCGGTTTCATCACGACGGTGATCGCGTCTCCTGTGGACGTGGTGAAGACTCGCTACATGAACTCTCCTCCCGGTCAGTACAGAAGCTCCCTCAACTGCGCCTTTACTATGATGACCAAAGAGGGACCCACCGCATTTTACAAAGG tttcgTTCCATCTTTCCTGAGGTTGGGCTCCTGGAACGTGGTGATGTTCGTGTCGTTCGAGCAGCTGAAGAGGGCTATGATGATGTCCAGGAACAGAATCGAGGCCACCACGTAG
- the zgc:66455 gene encoding uncharacterized protein zgc:66455 isoform X2: MPRWHLLSKYSLLILIYSTRLINSAEINRNEGQASAGGGRERYAFFALRSCHQVLRADRGEFFSPDYLCSNPPVWCNWTIQVHPGKRLELYLEDLTSPDACELKSDQIHLDEFPSAAGGQRVLEKCWRTASYVSLSNTVHVVLLIDGNPPAPYRGFYGRYKAFGPQDIPVLVYEDIPVDVIEAALGDDEDETDAVTDAPPGLNTQTTSSVLTRSVKIGSNSVTNELPFGKRESWEKSAGDSTVDSAPHVLASGYNSEVASDDDAYYDDNFFAASQEGAGRWAAETQQNQPGSGPALIRSRYQAAYTNLTDTLSANTHMPHIRTEAVKPTARSPSAMRRDVDVQARFSDETEPGRAKMASDVGEMRWMRQRDDGKEVSMKATVTESSITLDIQPKLHRRSKVKTRYQQTTGNVTNNSHLPGELLLEVGVEVRLEPEHHEESSSLRSALETMIREACGHLTPKSLDFKRLKKLSSGVLFIVWLRFEKASVGDLQSGLQGLQGTTIRSQTSKTQGVIASVSTEDINECETQMVVCDAHAECVNQFGSYSCRCLHGYREGASICVGSAEPDCSGTSSPTILRGVYAICGLLAFLFLLLLLVMLYLYRRHYRGAFLLRCQKTSISSVVDAVANDDDNNNTGNDNGSGVNPSRFPPPPPPMRMPKDGHRSLDLPLLRFSSLVPPDGFRSKIHAEKEQF, from the exons ATGCCACGGTGGCATTTATTGAGTAAATATAGTCTTCTGATATTAATCTATTCGACACGTTTGATAAACAGTGCTGAG ATCAACAGAAATGAAGGCCAAGCATCCGCAG GTGGAGGTCGAGAGCGATATGCCTTCTTTGCCTTGCGGAGCTGCCATCAAGTTCTCCGAGCTGACAGAGGTGAGTTCTTCTCCCCGGACTACCTGTGCTCAAACCCCCCCGTGTGGTGCAACTGGACCATCCAGGTGCATCCTGGGAAGCGTTTGGAGCTGTATCTGGAGGACTTGACGTCCCCGGATGCCTGTGAGCTGAAGAGCGATCAGATCCACCTGGATGAATTTCCATCGGCTGCGGGTGGACAGAGGGTCCTGGAAAAGTGCTGGAGAACGGCCAGTTATGTCTCTCTGTCCAACACAGTTCATGTGGTGCTGCTCATCGACGGGAACCCGCCTGCACCGTACAGGGGCTTCTATGGACGTTATAAAGCTTTCGGACCACAGGATATTCCTGTTCTCGTGTATGAGG ACATTCCTGTAGACGTGATCGAAGCAGCATTaggtgatgatgaagatgaaacGGATGCAGTTACAGATGCTCCACCAGGTCTGAACACCCAAACCACTTCTTCTGTTCTGACCCGCTCTGTGAAGATTGGATCCAACTCAGTGACCAATGAACTCCCTTTTGGGAAAAGGGAATCCTGGGAAAAGAGTGCCGGGGATTCAACTGTGGATTCAGCTCCTCATGTTCTCGCGTCTGGTTACAACAGTGAAGTTGCATCCGATGATGATGCATACTACGATGATAATTTCTTTGCAGCGTCACAAGAAGGAGCTGGTCGGTGGGCAGCTGAgacccagcaaaaccaaccaGGAAGTGGACCGGCTCTAATCCGCTCCAGATACCAGGCGGCCTACACAAACCTCACAGACACCCTCAGCGCAAACACTCACATGCCACACATCAGGACCGAAGCTGTTAAACCCACCGCTCGCTCTCCATCTGCCATGCGCAGGGATGTGGACGTGCAAGCACGCTTTTCTGATGAAACTGAGCCGGGCAGAGCCAAAATGGCATCTGATGTTGGGGAAATGAGGTGGATGAGACAGCGGGATGATGGGAAAGAGGTTTCTATGAAGGCGACAGTGACTGAGAGCAGCATCACACTGGACATACAGCCCAAATTACACCGCAGATCTAAAG TGAAAACTCGCTACCAGCAAACCACAGGAAATGTCACCAACAACAGCCATTTACCTGGAG AGCTCTTGTTGGAGGTGGGTGTAGAGGTCCGTCTGGAGCCTGAACATCATGAAGAATCCTCTTCCCTCAGATCTGCTCTAGAGACCATG ATACGAGAAGCATGTGGACATCTCACCCCGAAGAGCCTAGACTTCAAAAGACTGAAAAA GTTGAGTTCTGGTGTTTTGTTCATCGTGTGGCTGCGGTTTGAGAAGGCTTCTGTCGGGGATCTTCAGTCCGGTCTGCAGGGGTTACAGGGCACAACCATCAGATCACAAACCAGCAAAACTCAGGGCGTCATTGCATCAGTCTCTACTGAAG ACATCAATGAGTGTGAGACACAAATGGTGGTGTGTGATGCTCATGCTGAGTGTGTGAATCAGTTTGGATCGTACTCCTGTCGCTGTCTCCATGGTTACCGTGAGGGAGCGAGCATTTGTGTGGGGTCTGCTGAACCTG ACTGTAGCGGGACATCATCTCCCACAATCCTCCGGGGTGTTTACGCCATCTGCGGCCTGCTCGCGTTCCTCTTCTTGCTGTTGCTGTTGGTGATGCTTTATCTGTACCGCAGACACTACAGGGGGGCGTTCCTGCTTCGCTGCCAGAAAACCAGCATTAGCAGCGTTGTGGATGCTGTTGCCAATGACGATGACAATAATAACACAGGAAATGATAATGGCAGTGGTGTGAACCCATCCAGATTCCCGCCTCCACCCCCACCCATGAGGATGCCCAAAGACGGCCACCGCTCTCTGGACCTTCCATTATTACGCTTCAGCTCTCTAGTGCCTCCTGATGGATTTAGAAGTAAAATACATGCAGAGAAAGAGCAGTTTTGA
- the elmod2 gene encoding ELMO domain-containing protein 2 isoform X1: MVYIYYKLKFKSDLSQRGSFEPSGIMVQSSVLLRMRTNPNHFREKWLLRMLGYIWKYFYSSCLRFWLKWLLRLVTGRCELQRICARCKAGALRTSQIEYSLKSSKSKVLRAAMSLKENDLEDHLAQIIQEKRIKEQKDPTFKVNLRQCLLQINGYNKLFEAVEELRKEVFDPENEKHETMLLKLWDLLMPSVKLESRITKQWGNIGFQGDDPKTDFRGMGMLGLTNLLFFSEKYTNAARQVLSHANHPRLGYSYAIVGINLTEMAYSLMKNDALKLHFYNTVPGKPQMQHFHQFYCYLAYEFDKFWVEEEPESIMEFNRYREKFHDKVKGQLQAPEVTLLMTVDQEK; this comes from the exons ATGgtctatatatattataaattaaagtttaaaagtGATTTGTCACAGAGAGGGTCATTTGAGCCCTCTGGGATTATGGTTCAATCGTCCGTTCTTCTGCGCATGCGCACCAATCCGAATCATTTCCGGGAGAAGTGGCTGCTA AGGATGTTGGGGTATATCTGGAAGTATTTCTACTCCTCATGTTTGCGCTTCTGGTTGAAATGGTTGCTCCGGCTGGTCACAGGAAGATGCGAGTTACAGCGCATTTGTGCCCGATGCAAAGCTGGAGCTCTGAGGACATCACAGATAG AGTATTCTCTGAAGTCCTCTAAAAGCAAG GTATTGCGAGCTGCTATGTCTTTGAAGGAGAATGATTTGGAGGATCATCTGGCTCAAATAATCCAGGAGAAGAGAATCAAGGAGCAGAAAGATCCTAC GTTTAAGGTGAATCTTCGCCAGTGCTTGTTACAGATCAACGGATATAACAAGCTGTTTGAGGCAGTTGAGGAACTAAGAAAAGAGGTGTTCGACCCTGAAAACGAGAAACATGAGACCATGCTTCTGAAG TTGTGGGACTTGTTGATGCCGTCAGTGAAGTTGGAATCGAGGATCACTAAGCAGTGGGGAAACATTGGCTTTCAGGGCGATGACCCGAAGACTGACTTCAGAGGGATGGGGATGCTGGGACTCACAAACCTTCT TTTTTTCAGTGAGAAATACACCAATGCTGCCCGGCAGGTCCTGTCACATGCGAATCACCCCAGACTAGG ATACTCGTATGCCATAGTGGGCATCAATCTGACCGAGATGGCGTACAGCTTGATGAAGAATgatgctctgaagcttcatttCTATAACACAGTACCGGGAAAACCCCAAATGCAGCACTTCCATCAGTTCTACT GTTACCTGGCGTATGAGTTCGATAAGTTCTGGGTGGAAGAGGAGCCGGAGAGCATTATGGAGTTTAATCGCTACAGGGAGAAGTTTCACGACAAGGTCAAAGGGCAACTTCAGGCGCCGGAGGTCACGCTTCTCATGACTGTGGACCAAGAAAAGTGA